Proteins from a genomic interval of Malassezia vespertilionis chromosome 9, complete sequence:
- a CDS encoding uncharacterized protein (EggNog:ENOG503PKGF), with product MAQAWEAASDYFTKACDTVQYGASRIDETMNQYGPPIELPSYLSWEKLASHADGAYEKVLAWSGTAAKPPPPPPPPSLAQTITHFLHTHKRTLACTLGGVALVGLGVALRYKWPSTRPQARGRVNRHGVRMQAVLVLGADTPLGHALALHLASLDLIVLASVASEAAQRTLAASVSDEARGYVKSILFDPREPGASEDAFVHGVHAALSLRYPLSTAGDPYARPGESVQVLGLVNAQSYAPDAAAFPAAFEQWTPADLETALRVHVVYPLSVMNRLCALLAALPNRVASQEEAVPVLMLTLLSMPALDVALPMHGATSILAQAVHAGVDTLRRETDVQLIARRTNQPLLRRWTSPRPELRRIQWTVMELSASQLRTFAQGTAPVFQKTAALLFSRGMPVWPRYTIVASSRLAAWCERFCSACLHLLPSAVLDLFISVHMQVLARRASTRSLAVRQCVHSLATKSHPASLPRAAKR from the exons ATGGCCCAGGCGTGGGAGGCGGCG AGCGACTATTTTACCAAGGCGTGCGACACTGTACAGTATGGAGCAAGCAGGATCGATGAGACGATGAATCAGTATGGGCCGCCTATCGAGCTGCCCTCGTATTTATCGTGGGAAAAGTTGGCATCGCACGCAGACGGTGCGTACGAAAAAGTACTGGCGTGGTCTGGCACGGCTGCcaagccgccgccgccgccgccgccgcccagTCTTGCACAGACGATCACTCATTTCCTGCATACCCACAAGCGTACATTGGCGTgcacgctcggcggcgtggcgcTTGTGGGGCTCGGTGTGGCACTTCGGTACAAGTGGCCGTCCACACGAccccaagcgcgcggccgcGTGAATAGGCATGGGGTGCGGATGCAGGccgtgcttgtgcttggGGCTGATACGCCGCTGGGGcatgcacttgcgctgcaccttgCATCGCTGGACTTGATTGTGCTTGCGTCGGTTGCGTcggaagcagcgcagcgtacaCTCGCAGCGTCCGTTTCCGACGAAGCACGGGGGTATGTTAAATCGATCCTCTTTGATCCACGTGAACCGGGCGCGAGCGAGGATGCGTttgtgcacggcgtgcatgcagcacTTTCTCTGCGCTACCCACTCTCCACCGCCGGCGATCCGTACGCGCGCCCTGGCGAGAGTGTGCAAGTGTTGGGCCTTGTCAATGCACAAAGCTATGCACCGGATGCGGCAGCATTTCCGGCAGCGTTTGAGCAGTGGACACCTGCAGATCTAGAGACTGCGCTACGTGTACACGTCGTGTACCCACTTAGCGTCATGAATCGCTTATGTGCActtcttgccgcgctgccgaatcgcgtcgcgtcgcAGGAAGAGGCAGTGCCTGTACTGATGCTTACCTTGCTCTCGATGCCGGCATTGGACGTTGCGCTTCCGATGCACGGCGCTACGTCGATCCTTGCACAGGCAGTGCATGCAGGCGTGGAtactctgcgccgcgagacGGACGTACAGCTTATTGCTCGCCGCACAAACCAGCCTCTTTTGCGGCGGTGGACGTCGCCGCGTCCCGAGCTGCGGCGGATTCAATGGACGGTGATGGAGCTCAGTGCTTCACAGCTTCGCACGTTTGCACAAGGTACCGCCCCTGTTTTCCAAAAGACCGCTGCGCTccttttttcgcgcggcatgccggTATGGCCGCGCTACACAATTGTGGCCTCCTCGCGTCTCGCCGCATGGTGCGAGCGTTTCTGCAGTGCGTGCCTGCACCTCTTGCCGAGTGCTGTGCTCGATTTGTTTATCTCGGTGCACATGCAGGtgttggcgcgccgcgcatctaCTCGTTCCCTCGCCGTGCGGCAGTGCGTACATTCGCTCGCGACAAAGTCGCACCCTGCAtcattgccgcgcgccgcgaagcgTTAA
- the DAD2 gene encoding DASH complex subunit dad2 (EggNog:ENOG503P5RS; COG:S) — MAGSFGRGRMSVAPGSVSNASAARLAAKQAELQALQSLRNESATLAQEMSKLGDRVDTLVQGGSAVASVMASWQGVFRAIQIAQSTSQTLLTAAAMAASQALDKEEEERQVPDAVVRIPIQQARE; from the exons ATGGCCGGCAGTTTCGGTCGCGGGCGCATGTCTGTCGCGCCGGGAAGTGTCTCGAATGcgtctgcggcgcggcttgcggCGAAGCAGGCCGAattgcaggcgctgcagagcttgcgcaacgAATCTGCGACGCTGGCGCAAGAGATGAGCAAGCTGGGCGACCGCGTCGATACGCTCGTGCAGGGCGGTAGTG CGGTTGCATCTGTGATGGCGAGCTGGCAAGGCGTTTTTCGCGCTATCCAAATTGCACAAAGTACGTCGCAAACGCTTCTCACCGCAGCGGCCATGGCAGCATCGCAAGCGCTAGAcaaggaggaggaagagcgGCAAGTACCCGATGCTGTTGTGCGCATTCCTATACAACAGGCAAGAGAGTAG
- a CDS encoding uncharacterized protein (EggNog:ENOG503P7TU; COG:S; BUSCO:EOG09264YIJ) → MTTRGTAYELACLHKLQTWLGMCIYRTGGAGDRGIDLCGWWSPLVLRSEARTSIHDRMRVLVQCKAEAKPVGPGIVRELEGTLIRAVWDKLVPLEAVALPGAEEDVPIAARDAPLLGVLTSVSGFSKHALLHARSSRIPMLLLHLAAHDPSFERLVCTGFVWNDALAGSNGLLGGRCEVGWIDAPRAKGQKHAMSHAVLYRDGVAVA, encoded by the coding sequence ATGACGACGCGGGGGACCGCGTACGAGCTTGCGTGCCTGCACAAGCTGCAGACTTGGCTTGGAATGTGTATATACCGTACTGGAGGCGCAGGTGATCGAGGGATTGACTTGTGCGGCTGGTGGTCCCCGCTTgtattgcgcagcgaggcgcgcacgtccaTTCACGATCGGATGCGTGTGCTTGTGCAATGCAAGGCCGAGGCTAAGCCGGTAGGCCCTGGGATTGTGCGTGAGCTAGAAGGGACATTGATACGTGCGGTATGGGATAAGCTCGTGCCGCTGGAGGCGGTGGCATTGCCGGGCGCGGAGGAGGATGTACCGATTGCCgcacgcgatgcgccgtTGCTGGGTGTCCTGACTTCTGTGTCGGGGTTCAGTAAGCACGCATTGCTGCACGCTCGATCGAGTCGGATTCCCATGCTGCTTCTGCATTTGGCTGCGCACGATCCGTCATTCGAACGTCTGGTGTGCACAGGATTTGTATGGAATGACGCACTCGCGGGGTCAAATGGGCTCTTGGGGGGGCGATGCGAGGTGGGCTGGATCGATGCACCCCGGGCCAAGGGGCAGAAGCATGCAATGAGTCATGCGGTGCTGTACCGAGACGGCGTCGCAGTCGCGTAG
- the sgf73 gene encoding SAGA complex subunit Sgf73 (COG:B; EggNog:ENOG503NV9Z), which yields MADAAGGWDALIEGTESGALAALLTTEPPHPGESPLQRPWRLDETDVSEFGGFALDDDVDIVACEHCSKPVLREAYTFHIQNCEMARAIANGSLSPSILRSTKLGTESLSAAPSAKDKVPKTEETPEMDMRRRKGFGGKKNRGPINLDRQCGVINNKGLPCSRSLTCKSHSMGAKRNVPGRSQPYDTLLFEWQKATNPAFVARLEEKERAIAAARAASQSKDKKRKVSANDRGGRAEGAEGSVEHRSALVESMTNMYHTNATYQEVDADLFSTLQTIYLSATRDRTTILPLATRRFAGQYTERAKRFRVLRQFLAQGLAGTAHVRARMENKT from the coding sequence AtggccgacgctgcgggCGGCTGGGATGCGCTGATCGAAGGGACAGAGAGCGGTGCGTTGGCTGCCTTGCTGACAACAGAGCCACCACACCCCGGCGAATCGCCATTACAGCGCCCGTGGCGCCTGGACGAAACGGACGTGAGCGAATTTGGCGGCtttgcgctggacgatgATGTCGACATTGTCGCGTGCGAGCACTGCTCGAAACcagtgctgcgcgaagcgTATACGTTCCATATCCAAAATTGTGAGATGGCGCGCGCTATTGCAAACGGAAGTCTGTCGCCGAGCATTCTGCGCAGTACCAAGCTAGGCACAGAAtcgctcagcgccgcgcccagcgccaaAGACAAGGTGCCCAAGACAGAGGAGACGCCAGAGATGGACATGCGCCGACGCAAAGGCTTTGGCGGAAAAAAGAACCGCGGCCCGATCAATTTGGACCGGCAGTGCGGCGTGATTAACAACAAGGGCCTTCcgtgctcgcgctcgctcaCCTGCAAATCACACAGCATgggcgcaaagcgcaaTGTCCCGGGCCGGTCTCAGCCATACGACACGCTTCTATTTGAGTGGCAGAAGGCGACGAACCCGGCCTTTGTCGCGCGACTcgaagaaaaagagcgcgcaATCGCAGCAGCCAGAGCCGCGAGCCAGTCCAAGGATAAGAAACGCAAAGTGTCTGCTAACGATCGCGGCGGACGTGCCGAAGGAGCAGAAGGCAGCGTAGagcaccgcagcgcgctggtCGAATCGATGACAAACATGTACCATACGAATGCGACGTACCAGGAAGTGGACGCGGATCTCTTCTCCACACTGCAAACAATCTACCTCTCCGCCACGCGCGATCGTACCACGATCCTGCCGCTGGCCACGCGCAGATTTGCAGGGCAGTACACAGAGCGTGCAAAACGGTTCCGAGTCTTGCGCCAGTTTCTTGCGCAAGGCCTGGcgggcacggcgcacgtcCGTGCGAGGATGGAAAACAAGACCTAG